Within the Erigeron canadensis isolate Cc75 chromosome 6, C_canadensis_v1, whole genome shotgun sequence genome, the region CATTCATTCCCAACTTACCTTGCATAATACatatttcatgtttttatatgatttttatactttaaaattagtaaaatatatctataataaatcAAGTAGGTAATTAAATGAGATACATATATTACATGAACAATACATGTTCACTGGTTTTTCAAAGTTATAGGAGTTTCaatatttttaaatcttgacgtttttaataattaagacaatgatattaatattttataatgtgtAATAGATAAGTTTTTTCGTTAACTTTATATGGAGAATGACTTGACCTTGACTTAAAGATAAATGTGTTTGAGTCGATGTATGGACTACGGATTAATGATCTTACGAtaaattgatttttgaattGTTGTGCATGgtggatttgtttttttttttttttttgtttacctgcatatgtgtcaatttttaaattcaCCTAATTGGATTTTTTAATAACTTGGGACCGAGAcacttttgattttttcaaaGATTAGATAGAGTCATTACATTatgaataatataaattaaatatgccCATAGATTGAAATGTAACATCTTAATTGTATTAAACTTGCCCCCTTATACACTGGAAATTCATCAAGTAGTGTTAATGTATTGTTCTCCCCATAATTACTAAACCTGCAGAATGATTgctttgttttcattttctagttACTTgtgttttcttcttgttttggCCTTGTCTGTTAGTCTTTCTTGTAATTCTGATCAAaatgttgaaaatgatgatgtaTTATGCATGGAGGGTGAGAGACAAGCACTTCTCCACTTCAAACATGGCCTCATTGACCAAACAAATCGTCTTGCTTCATGGGTTGGTAATGATAGAAACTGCTGCAGATGGACTGGAATTGTTTGTGATAACATCACCAGGCATGTTCACGGGATCCATCTAGAGAGTTATTCTCCTCACTACAGGCGTTGTGACCCAACACTGCAGTTGGGAGGGAATTTAAGTTCTTCCCTGGTGCATCTAGAGCAACTCAGGCATTTGGACTTAAGTTGCAACAACTTTGGAGGGATCCAAATTCCGGAATTCATTGGTTCCCTTAGAAACCTTAGATATCTTAATCTCTCACTTTCCGAATTCAGTGGAATTATCCCTCCACAATTAGGGAATCTTTCTCGATTGCACGTTCTTAGTCTTGGAAGTTTTTATATACCATATGAATTTACACACGTGATGAACATGCAATGGTTGTTAAGTCTTCGTATGTTGCATCACCTAGATATGAGCAGTGTGAACCTTAGCAAAGCGATCGATTGGTTTGAGGCGATTAACACCCTTCCGTCTTTAACTGAACTACATTTTTCAGATTGTGATCTTATTGATATACATCCACATGTTTCTCGCCTTAATATCACATCCCTTTCCTTCCTTGACACTTCTTTTAACCGTTTCCGTACTTTCGTGCCACAATGGGTTTTCAGTATAACTAATTTGGTTTCCTTGGATTTTACTGGGTGTGATTTTCATAGCCTTGTTCATGGCAATATTGATACCTTCTATAACTTGACTTCTCTCAAGTTGCTTCACATATCTGGGAACAATTTCATGAATTCTTCATTAGTTTTAAAAGGTTTGTCTAATAATGTAGCTAGTCATCTTGTGTCATTAAAGATGGGTTCTTGTGGTATTTCGAGTTCAGTTCTCATTTCACTTCACAACTTAACCTCCCTACGTAGCCTTGACTTGTCAGGAAATGAACTTACAAACAAGATACCTAAATCATTTGTTAACGTTTGTAATTTGAGAGATATTGATTTGTCATATAACGATTTTGGTAATGTTACTTTAAATGATCTTCTTGGAGGTTTTCTTGGGTGCGAATCACGAATTGATCGATCTTCACCGTTAGAGGAGTTAGATGTGAGTGAAGGCGATATTTCTGGTACCGTTCCGGATTACATTGGGCAGTTAACTTCTTTGAGGAGAATATTTCTATATGGTAATAGGATCTCTGGTCCTATTCCACACTGGATTGGAAGATTATCATCATTGGAGTATTTAGATCTTTCAAATAACTTGCTCGATGGAAACCTCCCTCATAGCCTTGGTAATCTTTCGAAGTTACAATGGTTAAGTTTTCCCAACAATTCGCTGACCGGTCTCGTGACAGAAGCTCAATTTGCCAAACTAGTGAAATTGACATTTCTAGATGGAAAAGGTAACAACTTAACCCTCCGACCACGACTTGCTACGTGGATTCCTCCGTTCCGGTTGTGGTACATGGATTTAAGTTTTTGGAGTTTAGGGCCACAATTTCCATTGTGGTTACAATCACAGACGCTTATAAAAGAATTGTACATAAGAAGCACAGGCATTTCTTCAGCCATGCCCGTGTCATTTTGGAAATCATTTCCTAATCTCATGAAGCTGGATATGTCGCATAATCATATCCAAGGAAAGCTGTTAGATATCCCTGCAACTCTTATTATACTAATTCTTAATAACAACGAGTTTAGGGGGGAATTACCTAAATTGTCAAATGGGTCATTTCTAGTGATGTTGGATCTCTCGAGTAATTCCTTTTTGGGCTCAATACATAGTTTATTATGTTCCAATATTGTGAAAAAGTCCCCAAATCCTAGTGTGGAAACCGCTCTTAATTTAGGAAACAATCATTTGTCGGGTGTCATTCCTGAGTGCTGGGATAAATGGCAGAAATTGAGTTATTTAAACTTGGAGAATAATCAATTTTCCGGTGAGATTCCAGGAACATTGGGCTCTTTAAGTCAGTTACGCTCACTGAACATGCATAGAAACAAGCTCTCGGGAAGAATACCTGCTTCTCTAATGAATTTGAAAGAGTTGGAGATCCTTCAAATTGGTAGGAATGAACTTATAG harbors:
- the LOC122604523 gene encoding receptor-like protein EIX2 codes for the protein MIALFSFSSYLCFLLVLALSVSLSCNSDQNVENDDVLCMEGERQALLHFKHGLIDQTNRLASWVGNDRNCCRWTGIVCDNITRHVHGIHLESYSPHYRRCDPTLQLGGNLSSSLVHLEQLRHLDLSCNNFGGIQIPEFIGSLRNLRYLNLSLSEFSGIIPPQLGNLSRLHVLSLGSFYIPYEFTHVMNMQWLLSLRMLHHLDMSSVNLSKAIDWFEAINTLPSLTELHFSDCDLIDIHPHVSRLNITSLSFLDTSFNRFRTFVPQWVFSITNLVSLDFTGCDFHSLVHGNIDTFYNLTSLKLLHISGNNFMNSSLVLKGLSNNVASHLVSLKMGSCGISSSVLISLHNLTSLRSLDLSGNELTNKIPKSFVNVCNLRDIDLSYNDFGNVTLNDLLGGFLGCESRIDRSSPLEELDVSEGDISGTVPDYIGQLTSLRRIFLYGNRISGPIPHWIGRLSSLEYLDLSNNLLDGNLPHSLGNLSKLQWLSFPNNSLTGLVTEAQFAKLVKLTFLDGKGNNLTLRPRLATWIPPFRLWYMDLSFWSLGPQFPLWLQSQTLIKELYIRSTGISSAMPVSFWKSFPNLMKLDMSHNHIQGKLLDIPATLIILILNNNEFRGELPKLSNGSFLVMLDLSSNSFLGSIHSLLCSNIVKKSPNPSVETALNLGNNHLSGVIPECWDKWQKLSYLNLENNQFSGEIPGTLGSLSQLRSLNMHRNKLSGRIPASLMNLKELEILQIGRNELIGRIPKWFGNLSSLRLLNLRSNSFLGEIPYELCHPTHIQILDLAHNNLSGHIPRCFNNFSVLSGKEVTSNQMISLSIYFQVVSVSDSLVMKGREDTYNSILGLVTLLDLSSNNLVGHIPSELMALRELKSLNLSRNQLTGWIPEKIGDMKSLETLDVSLNKLSGKLPMSLSSLTFLLSFNVCWNHLTGRIPSSTQLQSFNESSFFGNKLCGDPLTNRCVPTEVPYAEVQKKDEASDGADWGLITSVVVGLVVGFWLIVAPLMVSRAWKIAYFRFLSELRYMVYDFIHKYGVKMFS